Proteins encoded within one genomic window of Candidatus Thermoplasmatota archaeon:
- a CDS encoding methylenetetrahydrofolate reductase gives MAIRSNLEKILRDGVFAITAEIGPPKGMDPNSILKKVDLVKGSADAFNITDNQTGVVRLSSLAGCVLLLSRGVEPVMQLTCRDRNRIALQSDILGAAALGVKNVLCLTGDHQKFGNHPQAKGVFDLDSVQLIEIVHRMCSEGIFQNGEPIIAGKPDLFIGGAANPFSDPFELSISHVEKKIIAGVDFIQTQSVYNLDGFYRWMDEVRSRGFDKKVFILAGVTPLKSVKMTERMKFHVPGVDVPDEVYIRMQRAADPKQEGFLIARETLEQLRKIPGVHGVHITALFWEEAIPQLVRETGFFPRIL, from the coding sequence GTGGCAATACGAAGTAATCTTGAGAAGATCTTGCGCGATGGCGTATTTGCAATAACCGCCGAAATTGGTCCTCCGAAAGGCATGGATCCAAATAGTATTTTGAAAAAAGTTGATTTGGTGAAAGGATCTGCTGATGCATTTAATATTACCGATAATCAGACCGGAGTTGTTCGTTTATCAAGCCTTGCCGGGTGCGTTTTATTGCTGTCTCGAGGTGTTGAACCGGTGATGCAGCTCACCTGTCGGGATAGGAATCGTATTGCGCTTCAGAGTGATATTCTTGGTGCTGCTGCACTTGGTGTGAAAAACGTTTTATGTTTGACTGGTGATCATCAGAAATTTGGTAATCATCCGCAGGCGAAAGGTGTTTTTGATCTTGATTCTGTGCAGTTGATTGAGATTGTTCATAGGATGTGTTCTGAGGGTATTTTTCAGAATGGTGAGCCAATCATTGCTGGGAAACCTGATTTGTTTATTGGTGGTGCTGCAAACCCGTTTTCTGATCCTTTTGAGCTCAGTATCAGTCATGTGGAAAAGAAGATTATTGCAGGTGTTGACTTCATTCAAACACAGAGTGTGTATAATCTCGATGGTTTTTATCGGTGGATGGATGAGGTTCGTTCTCGAGGTTTTGACAAGAAGGTATTTATTTTGGCTGGAGTGACGCCGTTGAAATCCGTAAAAATGACTGAACGTATGAAGTTTCATGTTCCTGGTGTTGATGTTCCTGATGAAGTGTATATACGGATGCAGCGTGCCGCTGATCCAAAACAGGAAGGTTTTTTAATTGCTCGTGAGACTCTTGAGCAGTTACGAAAGATACCGGGTGTCCATGGAGTACATATTACTGCGTTGTTTTGGGAGGAAGCCATTCCTCAGTTAGTTCGAGAAACGGGTTTTTTTCCAAGAATTTTGTAG
- a CDS encoding methylenetetrahydrofolate reductase C-terminal domain-containing protein translates to MIISRPKKLDDCLQILGSDPVFLIGCSDCATICHTGGESEILEMKKLLEARNLHVTGLVILDPACHLQNNKRLLKSFEQQVARAKKIFVLACGNGVQTVAELFEDKDIVAGSDSLFIGEIKRLTEFEKRCMACGDCLVDSYGGLCPISRCAKSMLNGPCGGSRGGRCEINPDIACVWEQIYRFLMKKGRMDIFHRIQPPKDWSKSLEMQRSIHCGNTK, encoded by the coding sequence ATGATAATTAGTCGACCGAAAAAACTTGATGATTGTCTTCAGATACTTGGTTCTGATCCTGTTTTTCTTATCGGCTGTAGTGACTGTGCAACAATATGTCATACAGGCGGTGAATCTGAGATTCTTGAAATGAAAAAATTATTAGAAGCTAGAAATCTGCATGTCACAGGATTGGTTATTCTTGATCCTGCGTGTCATCTTCAGAATAATAAACGTTTATTGAAATCTTTTGAACAACAAGTTGCTCGCGCAAAAAAAATTTTCGTTCTTGCTTGTGGTAATGGCGTTCAGACAGTTGCCGAATTATTTGAAGATAAAGATATTGTTGCTGGTTCTGATTCGTTGTTTATCGGTGAGATAAAACGATTAACTGAGTTTGAAAAAAGATGTATGGCTTGTGGTGATTGTCTTGTTGATAGCTATGGGGGTCTGTGTCCGATTTCTCGATGTGCAAAATCAATGTTGAACGGTCCGTGCGGAGGTTCGCGAGGCGGTCGTTGTGAGATTAATCCTGATATCGCCTGTGTTTGGGAACAGATCTACCGTTTTCTGATGAAAAAAGGGAGAATGGATATATTTCATCGTATTCAACCACCGAAAGATTGGTCAAAATCTCTTGAAATGCAGAGGAGTATTCATTGTGGCAATACGAAGTAA